CCCCGCCTCCTCCAGCGACGCGCGGGTGGCCTGCTCCACCGGACCGTTGGTGACGACCACGTCGAGTTCCCTGGGGCCGCAGACCTTCGCCATGCCCGTCCCGGGGAACTTCGCGGAGTCGGCGAGCAGGACGACCCGGTCGCTCGCCCTGATCATCGCGCGTTTGACGGGGACCTCGACGACGGTCGTGTCCATCACCTGTCCGCCGGGGCGAACTCCACTCGTTCCGAGGAAGAGCCAGTCGGCGTGGAGTTGACGGAGGTTGTCCTCGGTGAGGAAGCCGACGAGGGAACGGTACTCGCGGCGGACCATGCCGCCGAGCAGGACGAGTTCGATGCCCTCGTCGTCGGCCAGCTCCTCGTAGACGACCAGGTTGCTGGTTATCACGGTGAGGCGGCGGCCGTGCAACTGCCGGGCCAGGCGGTAGGCGGTGGTCCCGATGTCGAGGAGCACGGACTGGCCGTCGTGGACCATCGACGCGGCCTTCGCCGCTATCGCGTCCTTCTCGGCCACCCGTACCTCGGCGACCTCGGCGAAGGGCTGGTCGCCCTCGTCCACGACCGCGCCGCCGTGCACCCGGGTGAGCAGCCCCTCCTCCTCCAGCCGGACGAGGTCACGCCGGATGGTGGCGGGGCTCACACCGAGCTGTTCGGACAGGTCGGTGACCGCCGCCGGCCCGCCTGATCGCAGGGCCCGCAGGATGAGTTGGTGTCGTCTCTCTGCCAGCACGCGCTGAACAGTACTCGTCATTCCCAATCAAATCCATGCTCACTTCTGCTCGACTCTTGCCAAACCTCTCGGAGGCGCGCACGATCTGTGCACCGAAATTGAAGACTTTTGAAGAGTGATCCTCAGAAGTCTCGACGAGAGGGTGCACGCGTGGACGACGACCGGCCCGATGTGCTGCTGACCGGGCTGCTCTTCTACGACCTCGTGCTCACGGGACTGGGAAAGCCGCCCACACCCGGCGAGGAGATCTGGACCGACGGCATGGGCTGCGGTCCGGGCGGCATCGCCAACCTGGCGGTGGCCACCGCCCGTTTCGGCCTGCGGACCTCGCTGGCCACGGTCTTCGGCGACGACTACTACGGCGCGTACTGCCGCGACGTCCTCGCCGGACAGGAGGGCGTCGACCTCTCCCTCTCCCGCACCGCCGACGGCTGGCACACCCCCGTCACCGTCTCCCTCGCGCA
The DNA window shown above is from Streptomyces akebiae and carries:
- a CDS encoding DeoR/GlpR family DNA-binding transcription regulator translates to MLAERRHQLILRALRSGGPAAVTDLSEQLGVSPATIRRDLVRLEEEGLLTRVHGGAVVDEGDQPFAEVAEVRVAEKDAIAAKAASMVHDGQSVLLDIGTTAYRLARQLHGRRLTVITSNLVVYEELADDEGIELVLLGGMVRREYRSLVGFLTEDNLRQLHADWLFLGTSGVRPGGQVMDTTVVEVPVKRAMIRASDRVVLLADSAKFPGTGMAKVCGPRELDVVVTNGPVEQATRASLEEAGVEVVTP